One genomic segment of Salinigranum rubrum includes these proteins:
- a CDS encoding MFS transporter produces the protein MTTRALRSTPTRWRWVLWALLATGFLLVSFHRVTTAVLADDLTRAFDTTGAELGLLHAAFFYIYAGLQLPAGVLVDRVGPRRVAGGGLAVMTLGVVGFALAPTYGIAFVSRALLGLGGSVIYTATLRFLASWYRPDEFASMTGWTVAASGVGGVLATTPLAVAVDAADWRAVLGVIGVGGLGLAIVTYLVVRDQPSDAGFEPLDGVKPPETETDIQTVLVNTKEIVRERETWLMGVMLFLVFGVNFTVLGLWGVPYIADLYDVSVQRASTFVFAGNVGYLLGSPLLGIVSDRIGRRTELILGSCVLFTLAYGLVFLLVTPPLLLIGVVLFVALFVQGGTIINFTVAKERHDASASGTVTGTVNSIGYFGAAVFPALMGYTLDTYWTGETVAGARVYTAAGYRVAFGIATAAGLAAVCCAAWLHYRESDADSWQAVIPRLAD, from the coding sequence GTGACGACGAGGGCACTTCGTTCGACACCCACCCGCTGGCGGTGGGTTCTGTGGGCGCTCTTGGCGACCGGCTTTCTCCTCGTGAGTTTCCACCGCGTCACTACCGCGGTGCTAGCCGACGATCTGACTCGGGCGTTCGACACCACGGGCGCGGAACTCGGGCTGTTGCACGCGGCCTTCTTCTACATCTATGCAGGGCTACAGCTCCCAGCGGGAGTCCTCGTCGACCGCGTCGGCCCACGCCGCGTTGCGGGGGGTGGACTGGCCGTGATGACGCTCGGGGTCGTCGGGTTCGCGCTCGCCCCCACCTACGGCATCGCGTTCGTCTCGCGTGCGCTCCTCGGGCTCGGTGGGAGCGTCATCTACACCGCGACCCTGCGCTTTCTCGCGAGCTGGTACCGGCCGGACGAGTTCGCCTCGATGACCGGCTGGACCGTCGCAGCCTCGGGCGTCGGCGGCGTGCTCGCGACGACACCGCTGGCGGTCGCGGTCGACGCCGCGGACTGGCGAGCCGTCCTCGGTGTCATCGGCGTGGGTGGCCTCGGCCTCGCCATCGTCACGTATCTCGTCGTCCGCGACCAACCGAGCGACGCCGGCTTCGAACCGCTTGACGGCGTCAAGCCGCCGGAGACAGAAACGGACATCCAGACCGTCCTCGTCAACACGAAGGAGATCGTCCGCGAACGGGAGACGTGGCTGATGGGCGTCATGCTGTTTCTCGTCTTCGGTGTCAACTTCACCGTCCTCGGCCTGTGGGGCGTCCCCTACATCGCGGACCTCTATGACGTCTCCGTGCAACGTGCGTCGACGTTCGTCTTCGCCGGTAACGTCGGCTACCTGCTCGGGTCGCCGCTGCTCGGCATCGTCTCGGACCGTATCGGTCGGCGGACGGAGCTCATCCTCGGCTCCTGTGTGCTGTTTACGCTCGCGTACGGCCTGGTGTTCCTCCTCGTGACCCCGCCGCTTCTGCTCATCGGCGTCGTGCTGTTCGTCGCGCTTTTCGTCCAAGGCGGCACCATTATCAACTTCACCGTCGCCAAGGAACGACACGACGCTAGTGCGAGCGGCACCGTCACGGGCACTGTCAACAGCATCGGGTACTTCGGTGCGGCCGTCTTCCCCGCGCTGATGGGGTACACGCTCGACACCTACTGGACCGGCGAGACTGTCGCCGGTGCACGCGTCTACACTGCGGCAGGCTACCGGGTGGCGTTCGGCATCGCGACGGCCGCGGGCCTCGCCGCGGTATGCTGTGCGGCGTGGCTCCACTACCGTGAGTCGGACGCGGACTCCTGGCAGGCGGTGATTCCGCGACTGGCCGACTGA
- a CDS encoding SLC13 family permease gives MLVVFALILLALVLFATERFPIDVTAILIMVLLMVLEPWTQISPREGISGFANPATITVLAMLILSTGINRTGIVQLIGRKMAAFAGTDRRKQLAATVGVSGPISGFINNTPVVAILVPVINDLAHNGKTSPSKLLMPLSFASMLGGTLTLIGTSTNILASDIAAQLGAESPELGLHAFGMFEFTKLGVIVFAVGAVYLMTVGVRLIPERIPADEDLVEEYALQEYLADVVVPANSSLIGQTVGEALGDDELDIDVLQLIRYGERFSEPLARKEIRESDTLRLRTNRETLERIMDAEGLTLSGGPRTEDDLHPDEEEPVLVEVVIPSGSFLVGETLTSSSFRQRYDANVLAFRTRGDVVRDRFEDIRIRVGDTLLVQAPPDSLTRLVENEDFIVAHQFDEVAYRNEKIPFAVGIIAGVVALPALDILPIVVSALAGVVAMVFTGVLKPTELYSSVEWNVIFLLAGVIPLGIALQQTGAAGLLGTAVASTATFLPAIGVLWVFYVATGLLTSVISNNASVVLMIPVAASAAQSIGANAFAFVLAVTFAASTAFMTPVGYQTNLFVYGPGGYTFSDFLRVGGPLQLLLSVVTVLGIAFFWGVRV, from the coding sequence ATGCTCGTTGTCTTCGCCCTCATTCTCCTCGCTCTCGTACTCTTCGCGACCGAGCGATTTCCGATCGACGTCACCGCCATCTTGATCATGGTGCTGTTGATGGTGCTCGAACCGTGGACACAGATCTCTCCACGGGAGGGGATTTCGGGGTTCGCCAATCCCGCTACGATCACCGTCCTGGCGATGCTCATCCTGAGCACGGGAATCAATCGAACCGGCATCGTCCAGCTGATCGGCCGGAAGATGGCTGCGTTCGCGGGAACCGATCGGCGCAAGCAACTCGCCGCAACGGTCGGTGTCTCCGGGCCGATCTCGGGGTTCATCAACAATACGCCAGTCGTCGCAATTTTGGTCCCCGTCATCAACGACCTCGCCCACAACGGCAAGACCTCACCGTCGAAGCTGCTCATGCCGCTGTCGTTCGCCTCGATGCTCGGCGGGACGCTCACGCTCATCGGGACGTCGACGAACATCCTCGCAAGTGACATCGCAGCCCAACTCGGTGCGGAGTCGCCCGAGCTCGGGTTGCACGCGTTCGGGATGTTCGAGTTCACCAAACTCGGGGTGATCGTCTTCGCGGTCGGCGCGGTCTATCTGATGACGGTCGGCGTTCGACTCATTCCCGAGCGAATCCCAGCCGACGAAGACCTCGTCGAGGAGTACGCCCTCCAGGAGTACCTCGCAGACGTCGTCGTTCCGGCGAACTCGTCGTTGATCGGACAGACGGTCGGGGAGGCCCTGGGAGACGACGAACTCGACATCGACGTGTTACAGCTGATCCGATACGGCGAGCGGTTTTCCGAACCGCTCGCTCGTAAGGAGATCCGCGAGAGCGACACGCTCCGGCTCAGGACGAACCGGGAGACGCTCGAACGCATCATGGACGCGGAGGGACTCACACTGTCGGGCGGTCCGCGAACCGAGGACGACCTGCACCCGGACGAGGAGGAACCAGTCCTCGTCGAAGTCGTCATCCCGTCGGGGTCGTTCCTCGTCGGGGAGACCCTCACGAGTTCGTCGTTCCGACAGCGCTACGACGCGAACGTCCTCGCGTTTCGAACCCGCGGCGACGTCGTCAGAGACCGGTTCGAGGACATCCGTATCCGGGTCGGTGACACGCTCCTCGTGCAGGCACCGCCGGACAGTCTCACCCGCCTCGTCGAGAACGAGGACTTCATCGTCGCCCACCAGTTCGACGAGGTGGCCTACCGGAACGAGAAGATCCCCTTCGCAGTTGGCATCATCGCCGGTGTCGTCGCGCTCCCGGCACTGGACATCCTCCCGATCGTCGTCTCTGCGTTAGCAGGGGTCGTGGCGATGGTATTCACTGGGGTTCTCAAACCGACCGAACTCTACTCGTCCGTCGAGTGGAACGTGATCTTCCTGCTCGCCGGCGTCATCCCCCTCGGCATTGCGCTGCAGCAGACCGGGGCAGCAGGGCTGCTGGGCACTGCTGTCGCCTCGACGGCGACGTTCTTGCCGGCGATCGGTGTCCTGTGGGTGTTCTACGTCGCGACCGGACTGCTGACGAGCGTCATCAGCAACAACGCGAGCGTCGTGTTGATGATTCCGGTGGCTGCCAGCGCCGCCCAGTCGATCGGTGCGAACGCGTTCGCGTTCGTCCTCGCCGTGACGTTCGCCGCCTCGACGGCGTTCATGACGCCCGTCGGCTACCAGACGAACCTCTTCGTCTACGGGCCTGGTGGCTACACGTTCTCGGACTTTCTGCGGGTCGGTGGGCCGTTGCAGTTACTGCTGTCAGTCGTCACCGTCCTCGGAATTGCGTTCTTCTGGGGCGTCCGTGTTTGA
- a CDS encoding MarR family transcriptional regulator translates to MSSGTIDIDEFEDADADEFEERNDTERIVLFLDKNDDRAWKAATIAERLGLETDAVSAILSRLKQRELVRHKRPYWAITDDEERLQSAYRLHRQHETADDQYGEERLEDLRTDEIEEIQ, encoded by the coding sequence ATGTCGAGCGGTACGATCGATATCGACGAGTTCGAAGACGCTGACGCCGACGAATTCGAGGAACGGAATGATACCGAGCGAATCGTACTGTTCCTCGACAAGAATGACGACCGGGCGTGGAAGGCGGCGACGATTGCCGAACGGCTCGGGCTGGAGACGGACGCTGTCAGTGCGATTCTCTCACGGTTGAAGCAACGTGAGCTCGTGCGGCACAAGCGCCCGTACTGGGCGATCACGGACGACGAAGAACGACTTCAGTCGGCCTACCGGCTTCACCGACAGCATGAGACGGCAGACGATCAGTACGGTGAAGAGCGTCTTGAAGACCTCCGAACCGACGAGATCGAAGAGATACAATGA
- the glnA2 gene encoding gamma-glutamylputrescine synthetase: MPSTQAVIEQCEADDIALVRVLYTDSGGVTRGRVVPANDIEGVLTEGANLAQVQQAFTATEVPVPDSAVGGPVGEVRLIPDPDTFTTLPYADRGAVMLANLHELDGDYWAYDPRSNLVEFLEEFPYEAVSAFESEFYLAKETDEGRETFDQSGCFAADGMQNTHDLILEMVDALRAQGMELATYYPEYGPGQQELVVKHSPGITAADQHILFKLTVKAVAERHGLSAVFSPKPFKNKPGSGCHLHISLWDGDDNVFYDPDAESRYGVSGTARHFIGGILEHGPAILALTAPSVVSYTRLQPHSWASAFTCWGHDNREAMVRIPSASASNPEGSTRIEFKAIDNTANPYHALVALLAAGQDGIDREIDPGAPLEADPSALSNAERAERGIERYPETLAGALDALEADDVLREALGEPLHASYLAVKRYLWNQFNSSVTDWELEHQTDPF; the protein is encoded by the coding sequence ATGCCTTCGACTCAAGCGGTCATCGAACAGTGTGAGGCGGACGACATCGCTCTCGTCCGCGTGCTCTACACCGATAGTGGAGGCGTGACCCGCGGACGGGTCGTGCCGGCGAACGATATTGAGGGAGTGCTCACAGAGGGGGCGAACCTGGCACAGGTCCAGCAGGCGTTCACAGCGACGGAGGTCCCCGTGCCCGACTCAGCAGTCGGTGGTCCCGTCGGCGAGGTACGCCTGATTCCGGACCCGGATACGTTCACGACGCTTCCGTACGCAGACCGTGGTGCTGTGATGTTGGCGAACCTCCACGAACTCGACGGTGACTACTGGGCGTACGACCCGCGGTCGAACCTCGTGGAGTTTCTGGAGGAGTTCCCCTACGAAGCGGTCAGCGCGTTCGAGAGCGAGTTCTACCTCGCGAAAGAGACCGACGAGGGCCGTGAGACGTTCGACCAGAGCGGCTGTTTCGCCGCCGACGGAATGCAGAACACCCACGACCTGATCCTCGAGATGGTCGACGCCCTCCGGGCACAGGGAATGGAGTTGGCCACGTACTACCCCGAGTACGGCCCTGGTCAGCAGGAACTCGTCGTGAAGCACTCCCCGGGGATTACCGCTGCGGACCAGCACATCCTGTTCAAACTCACCGTGAAGGCGGTCGCAGAACGCCACGGCTTGAGCGCGGTCTTCTCGCCGAAACCGTTCAAAAACAAGCCCGGAAGCGGTTGTCACCTGCATATCTCGCTGTGGGACGGCGACGACAACGTGTTCTACGACCCGGACGCAGAGAGCCGGTACGGGGTGAGCGGGACAGCACGACACTTCATCGGTGGAATCCTCGAACACGGACCGGCAATCCTGGCGCTAACCGCGCCCTCGGTCGTCTCGTACACGCGACTGCAACCACACTCGTGGGCCTCGGCGTTCACCTGCTGGGGTCACGATAACCGGGAGGCGATGGTCCGAATCCCGTCGGCGTCGGCGTCGAACCCCGAGGGCTCGACACGGATCGAGTTCAAGGCCATCGACAACACCGCCAATCCGTACCACGCGCTCGTCGCACTCCTCGCGGCCGGACAAGACGGCATCGACCGTGAGATCGACCCAGGTGCCCCGCTCGAAGCGGACCCGTCGGCACTATCGAACGCAGAGCGAGCCGAGCGCGGAATCGAACGGTATCCGGAGACGCTCGCGGGCGCGCTCGATGCGCTGGAGGCCGACGACGTGCTCCGTGAGGCGCTCGGTGAGCCGCTCCACGCGTCGTATCTCGCCGTGAAGCGGTACCTTTGGAATCAGTTCAACAGCTCCGTCACCGACTGGGAACTGGAGCACCAGACGGACCCGTTCTGA
- a CDS encoding M14 family metallopeptidase — translation MRVETLGSGTPAIAVVGGVHGDEPCGQVAIDRFLERDPDLDRPVRFVVANEEALSRGSRYVERDLNRVLPGDPESDIHEERLAVELLEAVEGCTPLGIHSTRSYAEPFGVLADPTPAKRRLFRRMNVSAVLDTTGLSSGRCVDHGFLDVEAGLQGTDQAADNAVLCIESFLAATGALESDVSIAETGTETILYEVTDIIEKEPESEYRFLAENFEWVEAGTVYAERDDEPMTADEAFVPALSSSDGHASILGYRTRPAGVL, via the coding sequence GTGCGAGTCGAGACACTCGGGTCGGGTACCCCGGCGATTGCGGTCGTGGGCGGTGTACACGGCGACGAACCGTGCGGCCAGGTGGCCATCGACAGGTTCCTCGAACGCGACCCCGACCTCGACCGCCCAGTCCGGTTCGTCGTCGCAAACGAGGAGGCACTCTCCCGTGGGAGTCGATACGTCGAGCGGGACCTGAATCGTGTGTTGCCGGGGGACCCCGAGAGCGATATCCACGAGGAACGACTGGCCGTGGAGCTTCTCGAAGCGGTCGAGGGTTGTACCCCGCTTGGTATCCACTCGACTCGGTCGTACGCGGAGCCGTTCGGCGTCCTAGCGGACCCCACACCCGCAAAGCGCCGGCTGTTCAGACGAATGAACGTCTCGGCCGTGCTGGACACCACCGGCCTCTCGTCGGGGCGGTGCGTGGACCACGGCTTCCTCGACGTCGAAGCGGGGTTGCAAGGGACGGACCAGGCCGCTGACAATGCGGTCCTGTGTATCGAATCGTTCCTCGCAGCGACAGGAGCCCTCGAATCCGATGTCTCCATCGCGGAGACGGGGACGGAGACGATCCTCTACGAGGTGACCGACATCATCGAAAAAGAGCCCGAAAGCGAGTATCGGTTCCTGGCAGAGAACTTCGAGTGGGTCGAAGCCGGGACGGTGTACGCCGAACGCGACGACGAGCCGATGACCGCCGACGAGGCGTTCGTCCCCGCACTGTCCTCCAGCGACGGACACGCGTCCATTCTCGGGTACCGAACCCGTCCTGCTGGCGTGCTGTGA
- a CDS encoding aspartate aminotransferase family protein, whose amino-acid sequence MTRERDLLERDTDVLSDAMKIRFFPFVMETQEGSTLTGVDGDTLVDFTASWAVANTGYRHPLVCERITAQLDRAATNSVLSVPHEPVIALAERLRDLLDAEFETKVWFGHSGSEAGELISKALPAAGEGNTVITFEGSYHGITAGAATISGHSALAGFDADTVVTLPFPDRYRARLDSVDEEELTKRSLASVESALRDHDVAGIVTEPLQSDGGLLVPPDGFLEGLSDLCTEYGAYLVVDEVKAGLGRTGELFAHQHADIEPDAVVIGKPLGSGLPISAVVGRADLVDFEPAGHMMTTAAAPLPVAAAHATLDVIEDERLTERARRLGARLRASLEGLAEESPVVGDVRGRGLMHGVELVSAEGHAPDSELAAKTCLWARKHGLAVFYVGMESNVLELTPPLTISETELDRGCELLAAAIADARTKTLDSELLERYAGW is encoded by the coding sequence ATGACCCGAGAGCGCGACCTTCTTGAGCGCGACACGGACGTCCTCTCCGATGCGATGAAGATCCGGTTCTTCCCGTTCGTCATGGAGACGCAGGAGGGATCGACACTCACCGGGGTAGACGGAGACACACTCGTCGACTTCACCGCGTCGTGGGCGGTGGCGAACACGGGCTACCGACACCCGCTCGTCTGTGAACGAATAACGGCGCAACTCGACCGGGCCGCGACGAACTCGGTCCTCTCAGTTCCGCACGAACCGGTGATCGCGCTCGCCGAACGACTCCGTGATCTTCTCGACGCCGAGTTCGAGACGAAGGTCTGGTTCGGTCACTCGGGGTCCGAAGCGGGCGAGCTGATCTCGAAGGCGCTTCCGGCAGCGGGCGAGGGGAACACGGTCATCACCTTCGAGGGGTCGTACCACGGCATCACAGCCGGCGCGGCGACCATCTCTGGACACAGTGCGCTCGCGGGGTTCGACGCCGACACCGTCGTGACCCTCCCGTTTCCGGATCGGTATCGCGCTCGTCTCGACAGCGTCGACGAAGAAGAACTCACTAAGCGCTCGCTCGCCAGTGTCGAGTCGGCCCTTCGAGATCACGACGTCGCCGGTATCGTCACTGAACCGCTGCAGAGCGACGGCGGGCTGCTCGTCCCTCCAGATGGGTTCCTCGAAGGACTCTCGGACCTCTGCACCGAGTACGGGGCGTATCTCGTCGTCGACGAGGTCAAGGCGGGGCTGGGCCGGACGGGCGAGTTGTTCGCTCACCAGCACGCCGATATCGAGCCCGACGCGGTCGTCATCGGGAAACCGCTCGGGAGTGGACTGCCGATCAGCGCGGTCGTCGGTCGGGCCGACCTCGTGGACTTCGAGCCCGCAGGACACATGATGACCACGGCCGCCGCCCCGCTCCCGGTCGCCGCAGCACACGCCACGCTGGACGTCATCGAGGACGAAAGACTCACGGAGCGTGCACGACGGCTCGGGGCGCGCCTCCGCGCGTCGCTTGAGGGCCTCGCCGAGGAGTCACCGGTCGTCGGTGACGTCCGTGGTCGTGGGCTCATGCACGGTGTCGAACTCGTCTCCGCCGAGGGCCACGCCCCCGACTCGGAGCTCGCCGCGAAGACCTGCCTCTGGGCCCGGAAGCACGGCCTCGCTGTCTTCTACGTCGGTATGGAGTCGAACGTCCTCGAACTGACGCCACCACTCACCATCTCCGAGACGGAGCTGGACCGTGGGTGCGAACTGCTCGCGGCCGCGATCGCCGATGCACGGACGAAGACGCTCGATTCAGAACTCCTAGAGCGATACGCGGGCTGGTGA